One genomic segment of Desulfocapsa sulfexigens DSM 10523 includes these proteins:
- the pheT gene encoding phenylalanine--tRNA ligase subunit beta, whose protein sequence is MKFTLDWLKEYVDTGDLSPEALSEHLTMLGLEVDSVTPLFPELQPLKTARILSVQPHPNADKLQICEVAAGDETLSIVCGAPNARKDLVTALAPVGTVMPDGTKIKASKVRGVKSSGMLCSEKELGLGDSHSGIMELPADTEHGLSLLAALGMDDLLVEVDLTPNRPDCASVIGIAREVAGITRNQLKLPVESATLNHSNEHFSVDIESSDYSPRYAAKLIKNVTIAPSPWWLRKRLLSVGMRPINNVVDITNLVMMEYGQPLHAFDYDKLSGRQIIVRHPKNQEKTFTTLDGQQRTLEPDMLMICDAQEPIAIAGIMGGMNSEVSDSTTSILLESACFNAISVRRTARRLKLATEASYRFERGVDPGGCVTAMERAVSLFCEVAGGKAVDGGIDYYGGVCPLNSLKLRISKTSSLLGIKLDYDRIADVLQSIGIRCKPKDADTIWVNPPTFRIDIEREVDLIEEVARLIGYNNIPTSLPTVKLSYPEQNSQRQLRAQISNLLADIGFSEAINYSFVTEKHISMMQLTAEDSRRAQVRLLNPLSEEQSVMRTMVLPGLLENLKRNINFQNNAVKLFEFGKVFTPQGKNEQPIEKERLTCILSGRRSGQTASLYSSEDGVDIFDAKGTTELLLEKIRLHGCGSNSVTLRTPEESELESYADPSQCLILDSENGPVGKLARLLPEIAKHFGIKQDIFFIDIDFEMLCSLKAAAKNFSSLPVFPSVKRDIALLVPVSVRAGDLLDTIRESKEDFIEHCEIFDVYQGKPLDAGMKSVAVSVTYRSPKKTLTEKNVNKSHTKIINSLTSRFNGSLREG, encoded by the coding sequence ATGAAGTTTACCCTTGATTGGTTAAAAGAATACGTTGACACCGGAGACCTGAGTCCGGAAGCTCTCTCGGAACACCTTACCATGTTAGGTCTTGAGGTCGACAGTGTCACCCCCCTGTTCCCTGAACTACAGCCATTAAAAACGGCTAGAATACTTTCAGTGCAACCTCATCCAAATGCTGACAAACTGCAAATTTGTGAAGTAGCAGCAGGCGACGAAACCTTATCGATTGTTTGCGGCGCCCCCAACGCCCGTAAAGATTTGGTCACTGCCCTGGCACCTGTCGGCACTGTGATGCCCGACGGAACAAAGATCAAGGCTTCTAAAGTTCGTGGTGTGAAATCCTCAGGCATGCTCTGTTCCGAAAAAGAGCTTGGATTAGGGGATTCTCACTCTGGTATTATGGAATTGCCAGCTGATACTGAACATGGCCTTTCCTTACTTGCCGCCCTTGGCATGGACGATCTGCTGGTTGAAGTCGACCTGACCCCGAATCGCCCCGATTGTGCTTCGGTTATCGGAATAGCAAGGGAGGTGGCTGGTATTACGAGAAATCAGCTCAAACTACCAGTGGAATCGGCAACGCTCAATCACTCCAATGAACACTTTTCAGTTGATATTGAAAGTTCTGATTACAGTCCCCGCTATGCCGCAAAACTCATCAAAAATGTTACCATTGCTCCTTCTCCATGGTGGCTTCGCAAGCGTCTTCTATCCGTTGGGATGCGCCCTATTAACAACGTGGTAGATATTACAAATCTTGTCATGATGGAATACGGACAGCCACTCCATGCCTTTGATTATGACAAGCTTTCAGGCAGACAGATTATTGTCCGTCATCCCAAAAATCAGGAAAAAACATTTACCACTCTCGATGGCCAGCAAAGAACACTTGAACCTGACATGCTCATGATCTGTGACGCCCAAGAGCCCATAGCAATAGCCGGTATCATGGGTGGAATGAATTCAGAAGTGAGTGACAGCACCACCTCAATCCTTCTGGAAAGCGCCTGTTTTAATGCCATATCCGTTCGTCGTACTGCCCGCAGACTTAAACTTGCCACGGAGGCATCCTATCGTTTTGAACGTGGGGTTGATCCAGGTGGCTGTGTTACTGCCATGGAACGAGCAGTCTCCCTCTTTTGTGAAGTAGCGGGAGGTAAGGCAGTTGATGGAGGCATCGATTATTACGGAGGCGTCTGTCCACTCAACTCATTAAAACTGCGCATTTCAAAGACATCATCACTTCTAGGCATTAAACTTGACTATGACAGGATAGCCGATGTGCTCCAGTCCATAGGCATTCGCTGTAAGCCTAAAGACGCAGACACCATCTGGGTCAACCCTCCTACCTTCAGAATAGATATCGAACGTGAAGTTGATCTGATTGAAGAGGTAGCACGGCTTATTGGCTATAACAATATTCCAACCAGCCTGCCAACCGTCAAACTCAGTTACCCAGAACAGAATTCTCAACGACAGCTTCGAGCTCAAATTTCAAATCTGCTCGCTGATATAGGATTTTCAGAGGCAATTAACTACAGCTTTGTCACTGAAAAACATATCTCCATGATGCAGCTCACAGCTGAAGATAGCAGACGAGCGCAAGTCAGACTGCTCAATCCATTAAGTGAAGAACAGTCTGTTATGCGTACGATGGTTCTCCCCGGACTCCTTGAGAACCTGAAGCGAAACATCAACTTTCAAAACAATGCTGTCAAACTTTTTGAATTTGGAAAAGTGTTCACTCCTCAGGGTAAAAATGAACAGCCCATTGAAAAAGAACGGCTCACCTGTATTCTGTCTGGAAGGCGTTCCGGTCAGACAGCCTCATTGTACAGCAGCGAAGACGGAGTCGATATCTTTGATGCCAAAGGTACAACAGAGCTCCTTCTTGAAAAAATTCGTCTTCACGGCTGTGGCTCAAACAGTGTCACACTTCGTACCCCTGAAGAGTCAGAACTGGAATCCTACGCTGATCCTTCACAGTGTCTTATATTGGATTCTGAGAATGGACCTGTAGGCAAACTCGCAAGACTTCTACCTGAAATCGCCAAACACTTTGGCATTAAACAGGATATATTCTTCATTGATATTGACTTTGAGATGCTTTGCAGTTTAAAAGCTGCAGCTAAAAACTTTTCATCATTACCTGTTTTTCCTTCTGTTAAAAGAGACATCGCTCTTCTTGTACCGGTTTCTGTCAGGGCAGGCGACCTTCTTGACACCATACGTGAGAGCAAGGAAGATTTTATTGAACATTGTGAAATTTTCGACGTATACCAAGGAAAACCACTTGATGCTGGAATGAAAAGTGTTGCTGTCTCTGTGACCTACCGCTCACCGAAAAAGACACTGACAGAGAAAAATGTTAATAAATCACATACCAAAATTATTAATTCACTGACCTCCAGATTCAATGGAAGTTTGAGAGAAGGTTGA
- a CDS encoding integration host factor subunit alpha has translation MNKGNLTRKELAEALTTQLGYSQSTCSELIDAFLDRMKDRLLEGESIKFVHFGTFNVRDKQPRRGRNPRTGETITIKQRQMISFRPSKKMREQVNE, from the coding sequence ATGAACAAAGGTAATCTTACCCGCAAGGAACTGGCTGAAGCACTTACTACCCAACTTGGATACTCCCAGAGCACCTGTTCAGAGTTGATTGATGCATTTCTGGATAGAATGAAGGACAGACTACTCGAGGGTGAGTCAATTAAGTTCGTCCATTTTGGCACATTCAATGTTCGGGACAAGCAACCACGTCGTGGGCGTAACCCACGAACAGGTGAGACTATTACTATCAAACAGAGACAAATGATCTCTTTTCGTCCCAGTAAAAAGATGCGGGAACAGGTTAACGAATAA
- a CDS encoding MerR family transcriptional regulator, translated as MSPEIPDKLYFKIGEVSKLASVAPHVLRYWESEFKEIQPKRANSNQRLYKRNDVEIILLIKTLLHEQGYTLAGAKKFLSEKSEAPFVAKVTHATNHLETIKKELLVVKNILQEKE; from the coding sequence ATGAGCCCAGAAATCCCCGACAAGCTTTATTTCAAAATCGGTGAAGTCAGTAAACTCGCCTCTGTGGCTCCCCATGTTCTCAGATACTGGGAAAGCGAATTTAAAGAAATACAACCTAAACGCGCCAACTCAAATCAACGGCTATACAAACGCAATGATGTTGAAATTATTCTGTTGATTAAGACCCTTCTTCACGAACAGGGCTACACCCTGGCAGGGGCAAAAAAATTTCTTTCAGAAAAGAGTGAAGCCCCATTTGTTGCAAAGGTAACACATGCAACAAACCACCTTGAAACAATAAAGAAAGAGCTCCTGGTCGTTAAAAATATTTTACAGGAAAAAGAGTAG